From Bacteroides sp., the proteins below share one genomic window:
- the dinB gene encoding DNA polymerase IV, with translation MDTTSRTIAHLDQDTFFVSVERLHNSSLTGKPVIIGGMGDRGVVASCSYEARQFGVHSAMPMKLARNLCNDAIFIRGDLESYSKYSNIITQIIAERAPVFEKASIDEHYLDITGMDRFFGCYKWASELRHTIIKETGLPISMGLSMNKTVSKIATGEAKPNGQIQVEQPLVHSFLDPLSIRKIPMIGSKTYYTLRTMGIATIGTLSRIPAEVMENMMGKNGKLIWQRANGIDNSPVQSWSERKSIGTETTFETDTIDIAYINDLLVRMCEQQAFRLRKKQQLTGCVTVKIRYANFDTHTLQQTVPYTSFDHILIPVCKELFRRLYTRRMLIRLVGVQFTRLVRGVQQLNMFEETPELISLYQAIDRMRRKHGEGAVHRGVAMTPG, from the coding sequence ATGGATACCACATCGCGCACCATAGCCCATCTCGATCAGGACACTTTCTTTGTGTCGGTAGAGCGCCTGCACAACAGCAGCCTCACAGGCAAGCCCGTGATCATTGGCGGCATGGGCGACCGGGGGGTGGTGGCAAGCTGCAGCTATGAGGCACGGCAATTCGGGGTGCATTCGGCTATGCCCATGAAGCTGGCCCGCAACCTTTGCAACGATGCCATCTTCATCCGCGGCGACCTGGAGAGCTACAGCAAATACTCGAACATCATTACCCAGATCATCGCCGAGCGGGCACCTGTATTCGAGAAGGCCTCCATCGACGAGCATTACCTGGATATCACGGGCATGGACCGCTTCTTCGGTTGCTACAAATGGGCTTCAGAACTGCGGCATACCATCATCAAAGAAACGGGCCTGCCAATCTCCATGGGCCTTTCGATGAACAAGACCGTGTCGAAGATCGCCACGGGCGAAGCCAAACCCAACGGGCAGATCCAGGTGGAGCAGCCCCTGGTGCATTCTTTTCTTGACCCCCTGTCGATCCGCAAGATTCCGATGATCGGTTCGAAGACCTATTACACCCTGCGCACCATGGGCATTGCCACCATAGGCACCCTGAGCCGTATCCCAGCCGAAGTGATGGAAAACATGATGGGCAAGAACGGCAAGCTAATCTGGCAGCGCGCCAATGGCATCGATAACAGTCCAGTACAGTCGTGGAGTGAACGCAAGTCTATCGGCACCGAGACCACCTTTGAAACGGATACCATCGACATTGCCTATATCAACGACTTGCTGGTGCGTATGTGTGAGCAGCAGGCCTTCAGGCTACGCAAGAAACAGCAGCTCACCGGCTGCGTAACGGTAAAGATACGCTACGCCAACTTCGATACTCATACCCTGCAACAAACCGTGCCCTACACCTCCTTCGACCACATCCTCATCCCCGTGTGCAAGGAGCTGTTCCGCAGGCTCTACACCCGCCGTATGCTCATACGCCTGGTGGGGGTGCAGTTCACCCGCCTGGTACGCGGCGTACAGCAGCTCAACATGTTCGAGGAAACCCCCGAACTGATCAGCCTCTACCAGGCCATCGACCGCATGCGCCGCAAACACGGCGAAGGAGCTGTACACCGCGGGGTGGCGATGACTCCTGGATAA
- a CDS encoding helix-turn-helix domain-containing protein, translating to MSFFGSNIKLLRKRRGRTQDDVAFLLEMKRPTLSGYENGVAQPGLEALVAFSKYYNVSIDTLVKVDLSQLSESQLSQLERGYDIFVTGSKLRVLATTIDNHNEENIEMVSEKAKAGYRTGFADPEFIKVLPTFQMPFLSKQKKYRSFQISGDSMLPIPEGSWVTCEFVQNWNLIRDRHAYVIHTLNDGVVFKVVENLIKTEGKLRLHSLNPIYEPYEVHVNDIREVWKFVNFISSQIPEANSPVDQLSNQFSQLKKEVESIKSKLKKQNPSQGKTGKLFDD from the coding sequence ATGAGCTTTTTTGGATCAAACATTAAATTATTGCGCAAGCGCCGGGGCCGTACCCAGGACGATGTGGCCTTTCTGCTTGAGATGAAGCGCCCCACCCTGAGCGGCTATGAGAACGGGGTAGCCCAGCCCGGCCTCGAGGCCCTGGTGGCCTTCTCGAAGTATTATAATGTGTCCATTGACACCCTGGTAAAAGTGGATCTCTCGCAGTTGAGCGAGAGCCAGCTCTCTCAGCTCGAGCGTGGTTACGATATCTTTGTTACGGGCAGCAAGCTGCGTGTACTGGCTACCACCATCGATAATCACAACGAAGAGAACATCGAAATGGTGTCGGAGAAGGCCAAGGCGGGTTATCGCACCGGCTTTGCCGATCCCGAGTTCATCAAGGTGCTGCCCACCTTCCAGATGCCTTTCCTGTCGAAGCAAAAAAAGTATCGCTCCTTCCAGATCTCGGGCGACAGCATGCTGCCCATCCCCGAAGGGTCGTGGGTCACCTGTGAGTTCGTGCAGAACTGGAACCTTATCCGCGACCGCCACGCCTATGTCATCCATACCCTCAACGATGGGGTGGTGTTTAAGGTGGTGGAAAACCTCATTAAAACCGAAGGAAAGTTGCGGCTGCATTCACTGAACCCCATCTATGAACCCTACGAGGTTCACGTGAACGACATCCGCGAGGTGTGGAAGTTCGTCAACTTCATCAGCAGCCAGATCCCTGAGGCTAACTCGCCCGTTGATCAGCTTTCCAACCAGTTCTCTCAGTTGAAAAAGGAAGTGGAATCCATCAAGAGCAAGCTGAAAAAACAAAACCCCTCCCAGGGAAAAACGGGCAAGCTTTTTGACGATTAA